The following DNA comes from Lathamus discolor isolate bLatDis1 chromosome 5, bLatDis1.hap1, whole genome shotgun sequence.
TGAGTTTATATTCATTGTGCTGGTGCCTGAAGAGACTGTATATATGGAAAGCATTGTCCTACCTGACCCCCTTGTGTGTTGCTGTGCTGCACCCTGATGCACAGCTGGGCCCTGATCATCACAGTCTCAAGCGCCCTTGTGCAGTGTTGGAAGATCTTGAGTAGGGAATGGCTTGGTTGTTCTGAGCTGTTACCCCTCTCTACTATTACATCTGGGTCTCTATCAGCCCTGCATCTCAACTGTTAGGGACTCTAAAGAGGCAAGATTGTCTGCTTTAGGGAGGGCATTAACTGACCTCTAGGTGAAGCTATAAAGGTGCTTTTTCTTACTAGAGCAAGCCTTAAACACTTTAAAGATGATGCCCTCACCCTTCCAAAACCCCTTTTGTCCGTTCAGCACTGACTGCTGAATCTTCATGGGCAGTGTTCTTGTTCTGTTGCCCCAGAGAAGAGGGCTGGGTATCACAAGCTCAGAGGTCTTTGCTGCCAATGGCAGGATGGGATTGATTGTTCAAAACGACTAGTTTTCCACCAGGCACTGTGTGAACCAGGGCAGAGAGGAAACATGGTTGTGCTGTAGAAAGAGATACTGTGTTAAGGAGGTTTGAACTCAACCTGTTCTCTGTAGCTGTCCCCCTTGTCTGTCTGTCTGGAAGTTTTTGTGTCCCGGCTGAGCATGTCTTTGTGCTATGCTCGGGTGGAGGTGGGTGGTGAAGACAAGTGCTTCTCTTCTGGAGGGATTTACATCTGGTGTTCTTGCATCCCAGATTAAAAAGGCAGAGATGGACCGCAAGACACTGGACTGGGAGATTGTAGAGCTCACTAATAAATTGCTTGATGCCAAAACCACCATCAATAAACTGGAGGAACTCAATGTAAGTGTTAGTCTGCAAATGGCTGTGAAAGTCTGTGAGGTGTgggcttttcctcttcttgaaagtTATTAGTGTAAAGAAGCATATGAGTGACTTCACTGTGTGTGAAAGTGTGGAAGCTGTGCACAGCAGTAGGGacagacaaacagaaaagggtCTGAGGGTTTGAGCAAAGAAGACCTGATCTTCAAGTCTGTATTGGCTCTTCTGAGTTTAGTTTCACCTGAGTCCAGGCTGTATCGGCAGAGGGGTCATTTACTCGAGTGCTGGGAGGAAGTTGATGCTTTTTCTACACCATTAATAGAGAAGTTCCTGGGTTTGCTGCTTGTTTCTATTAACTGCTCTCAACTCCCTCCGATCTGTCTGTTTGCAAGAGGGCAGTGTCTTCAGGCATGGTTGAGAGCTTTGGGATGGGATAGCAAATCTGGTGGGACTTCTGGAGACTATTAAAATCTCCTGAGGGAGAGAGTGTTGACACACTGACTGTATGTGTCTGGACAAGGACTGGAGTTTAAAGAACACCTTGACTGAGttgtaagaaaatacaaagggGTGTGGAAAAGAGGGAATGACAGGTGTCCTCATGAGTGATTCATCACATACCTCTTCCTGCTTCTGTGCAAGCAGCATCTGATCAGCTGGTGCATTTTTGGGTAAGAGATGGGTCCAGTCTAATACTGTTGCACACCTATGCCCTTCTTGCAGGAGCGCTATCGACAGGACTGTAACCTTGCAGTACAGCTGCTGAAGTGTAACAAGTCCCACTTCAGGAACCACAAGTTTGCTGATGTGAGTAGCAGTCCTGCTGAGGTGGGGAAGAAGGGCTCGTGGTCCTGCCTGCATCTTGCTTGCTTcagccttctctgcagggctgttggTCTCCTTCAGCCTCAGATAGAGGGTAGGGGAGGGCTCCTGTTCCCACTCCcactgagaagcagcacagagcctCTGCCATCTCCTCTTTCACGCCAGCTCCATTTCACAGCTCAGCTAGGAGCTGTTATAAAAAGCACAATAACCTTGAATTTGATAGCCTGCTGGGTGCCTGATGGGAGCTGGCAGGAGGACAGACCTCTCTCTTACCCTGCTctgtcctcttcccttcctcacCTGTCCACATGGAAGGTCCACATGCCCAATAAGGAGTTGAGCTGCAATAGTCTGGCCTGGCTTCACTTCTTACTCTGAGGAGAAATGTGGGAGGCAGCATTCAGTGTGTCTTTTAGGCCTGAGTGGGAGAAGTTGGTACCAAATCATACTCCCCCTCGTGGAGTCTGTTCAGCTCATCCTGCCCTCAGGATAAGCAAAGATGGAGTTCAGGCCTTCCACATTAGTAGCATCACTTCTTCAGTTGGAAGTATCGTTCAGGCACCTAGCGCAGTGCTCTCTTTGCCGTACCCCCAGTCTCCATCCCTTCTTAGGTTCCTCTCAGCAAAACCACGTGCTTGTCTTTTTCAACTTAGCAGGTGACCAGTATGTCACCCTCCCCATTGTGTCTCAAATTAGCACTCTTGAGGTCAGTGTATCAGTTACTGCTCGGGTAACCTTGACCTCTCTCCcagctgtctctcctccctggAGCTTTGCATTCTGCCCCTCAGAGCATCGTGTCCCACGTGGCTTCACTGGCAGGGGGTTGGTGCTGAGCAGCTGTGCAGACAGCCTCACAGCCAGCTGTTGTCATGCAGTatcccccctttcctcctgcctctggTGGGCCAGACCCTGAGAGAGAGCTCTGCTTTCCACTTCATGTGGTGCATGGATGTGGTGACCGAGGCGAGGGCAGCCTGGCAAGGTGATGGGGAGAGCTGTAGTGCCCATTTGCAGGAAAATGAGTAGTGCTGAGACCCCAGTCCTGCAGCTTTGGTAATAAACCCTGTGTTTGTCTCTCTGAAATGGGGAGAGTGAGGAAGTGGGATGAGTTGGTGAAAACAAGGGAAGGCATCGATTCTGCTCTGTGGGCAGGCTGCCAAGGCAGCATAGCTGCAGTAACTGCGTTCAGGGAGCACTGTGGATCCCAGCACTGGGGGCTGTTGAGTCGCTTCAGTGCAACCACCAGCTGATTTTCCACAGATCAATAGACCCCTTCCTAGCATGCGCTGCCTGAGCCTTTCTGTGCTCACAGGCTTGGGGGACTGAGCCCATGGGCCGTCTTTCTCTCTTTGCACAGCGGGGCCTGTGAACATGGCCTAGAAACATGACTAGTGTGACAGCTAGATCCTTGACAGTCGCCCATGGGGCAGGTTAGCTTTGGAAAGAGATGCCTTTCTCAAGGTGAAGTAGGTGACTGTTGGGGTCAAGATGAGGAGTACAAAGTACACGTGAAGGTTGGTTGGAGCAGGCAGGTTATTTGGGAGTGGTTTGCATGGCAGCCCACTTCTAATGCCCTTTCCCTTCTCCGTAGCTTCCCTATGAGCTGCAGGACATGGTCAATAAGCATTTGCACAGCACTCAGGAGTCCACAGGCCCTGGTCAAGAAGCAACCCACACATTGGCTCCATCTGATGTTGTTCCCACCTCGGTCATTGCCAGAGTCTTGGAGAAACCAGAATCTCTGGTTCTGAATTCAGCCAAGTCTAGCAGTGGCAGCTGTCCCATGGCTGAGGATGTCTTTGTGCACGTGGACATGAGTGGAATGCCTCCTGAtgcctgcagcagtgcaggacagttggggaaggagggaggagatgTAGGAAAACAGCAGAATGGTGGCTGCAAGCCTCAGAGCAGTGTGGAGAGTGTGCCAGAGGAGGTGCCTGCCTTTGAGAAGCTAAGCCCGTACCCTACACCATCACCTCCCCATCCGATGTACCCTGGGCGCAAAGTGATTGAGTTCTCCGAAGACAAGGTAAGGATCCCCAAGAACAGCCCCCTGCCCAACTGCACATATGCTACACGCCAGGCCATCTCCCTCAGCCTGGTGCAGAGCGAAGATGAGAGTTGCGACAGGCAGCGGACCCTCCCCAACAGCCCTGCCTCAGAAGGGCGCCGTTCGGCCTCCAGCTGCTCCTGTCAGCAGTCGCCCAAAGCAGCCCGGCCTCACGGCTCTTCCCAGAGCAGCCCGTTCAGCAGCCCCCCCCAGATCCCCAGCGCCTTCGCCAGCTCCGCCAGCTCCGAGGAGGACCTGCTGGCCAACTGGCAGCGCATGTTTGTGGACAAGGCTCCCCCCACCTCGGAGCGGGTGCTGATGAACCGCACGGCTTTCAGCCGCGACACAGCCCCCGAGCTCCAGAAGAGGTTCAGCCGCTCTATGCAGGAGCTGGGTAGAGCGGCCTCGGTTTATTCGGATGGTGAGGAgtctgcacagagctgcagctggactGTGAGCCGGGACTCGAGCGTGGAGACGGACAGCACTGAGTCCAGAGCCCGCAGGAGCCATTTCTCCTCAGACTATGGTACAGATTTCTCCCAGGATGAAGCTCAGAAGCTGTTGCAGGAAAGTGGTGGAGGTACTGCTGAGCCTGGAAGCCCCTCACCAGAGAAGCACAAGGACTATGTAGACCTTGGCTTGCCTGAGAGCCCAGCTGAGGAGAGAGAAATGTTGCTACAGGGAAGCAAGGAGAGCAACCAAGGAGGTGCCCAAGAAGAAAGTGGAGAAGGCAGGGTCAAGCCTCCCTTCAGTCGGCCACACCGCAGCCCCAAGAGGATGGGGGTCCACCACTTACATCGCAAGGACAGTCTGACGCAAGCCCAGGAGCAAGGCAACCTTCTTAGCTGAGGCAGGGCAAGAAGCAGCCACACGCGGATGTCTCCGCTTCTGAGGAAGGAACCCCCTTTAGCACCCTCCTCCTGGGGGGCTCTGCTCtgaaattttgtatttattctCTTGCTACCTGGAAGAGCTGGAGtccaccttccccagcacctcaGACCCACAGTACTAGCTAGCACACACAGTGTGCAGAAGCGCATCCACTGCCCTGGCACAGTCGCAGCTCTCTTCACAGCCTCACACTGGTGCCTGTACCGGAGCTCATTCTTGGTACTCCTCGTCCTGGTGCCTGTGCCTCTTAATGCTCACatctttcccccttccctctcagGTACCTGAGGCCCTGGGTGCTCTCATGCTGGttgcctgcagctgctctgctctctttcAACTTGTGCCAACAGGGCAGAGTGCCTGTGTGGTGGTGTCTGATTCCCTGGGAGCCCCCAGGGGCTGTGAGTGGGGCACCAGGACTCTCCCAGCAGATGGCTCTGTGCCCctggggatgtgctgggatTTCTGGTGTCTCATTTTCCTGCTGGCTTTGTTTTCCCCAGCTGCCCTCTGGGTGGTTCTCCAGAATCTGCCTCTGCAGGTCCCCATTGCTTGGCTCCTGCACTGGGCTCAGCATCCAGGCCCCCCTGAGGCAGCGCATGGATGCTGGTGCTGTGGCGTGGGGCATGGGTGCTGTTTGCTGGGGTGGTTTGGGGAGGCACCACCTGGGCACTGGgatctgtgtttgtgtgtccCTCACACCTTCCCCCACTCTTCgtgctgttgttttgtttgtacgGTGCTGATGCTTTGCGCTTGGGTgggcttgctttcttcttttcaagcctttggttttggggtgtattgtttttcctttctccccaccCTGCATAAACAGACACAGCCGCTGGCAGCCAGTCCGATGCCTGCATTGAGGGTGTGTTGAGGAGGCTTGGCTTGGAGCTGCTCTTCCCTCTGATCCCGGCTTCCAACCTGCAGAAACCCCTCCAGACTCAAGAACAAGGTCTTGCTCCAGGCGATCAAGGTGTGACGGATGCCACTGGGCTCggtgcagggctggcagggaTGTGAGGGCAGCTCCCTGTAGACACACTACCTcatggctcagcagcagcccttTGCCAGGGGCTCCTCGCACACCCCCTTCTCGGGGGGCTCCAGGCTGGCTCTGGTGCCTCTCTGGGGCCTCCCCTTATGGATAGGGCCTCTCTGTGCGTTTCTCCTAGTGTAGTGTGATAATGTGTTACTTTTCATCTCAGTCTTTTGTGCTCGGTGTCTTGTtaggggggagggaaggggagaggtcTGTAGATGTAGGTATTTTTTTGAGGGCTTACAAAGCCCAGGCATCCTATTTTAACTGTCCTATGCCCTTGTCTGGTGTTTCTTGGCTCCCCGAGGGGTTTCAAGGCAGGGTAGCCTGATTCCCTGTGCCATGCCCCCCTGGAACCCACCGGCTGTCCTCAGCCTGCTGTCTGGTTTTTGAGTTGGGTTTGTGTTGTCCTCCCACCCCACTCAGTGAGGGCTCCTCACTGGGCTGTAGCCAGCAGTCCTCTCTCTGGGAAGGGAGCCTCTGTTCATAGCTTACGGCAAGATGTGCGGCCAAGAGCTGCCTCGGGCCCTGCTCCCCTCCCGAAACCCCTGTCTCTGCAGACGGCCTGCAGCTGGGGCCAGCCCCTCTTCAGCTCGAGCCTGGAGGCTCCAGGGCCTGTGAAAGGGAGCTGCAGGCGTCTGTGGCGGCTCTGTAGGTTGCTTTATGTCCCCTCTGCTGCCTTGTTTCGCACCTCCAACATTGTGGAGCTGGATGCCACCCTCTGGCGGGGAGGTGGAACTCGGTGTTTCACTACAGTATTTTGCTGGATACCTGTGCAaacaggctgctgctgagcgcAGGAGCCTCCTCTGAGCCTGCAGGGTGTTCATCCACCCGGACCGGAACGTGGTGGTGAGGTCCTTGCATTTGCTTTCATCAGCTGCTCCACTGctgcatttcttctgttcttctacAGCGTTGCTGAGGGCTTGTACTTGCAGtggctgccagctcctgcctcacGGACATCACCTGGGCTTGGCTGCTCACCGAGCGAGCTCCTCTGGCTCCCTGAGGGGGAGGTGTTGCCCCATCTCCCGGTGTGCT
Coding sequences within:
- the TJAP1 gene encoding tight junction-associated protein 1 isoform X1; its protein translation is MGQQSGRRCPTRSHGHRSRFVSRSMETVVVPEDERHHPACSFKSRSLERSLMFKEPPEVLTPRKFQVSSTHLPLKGILKQTNTGGPCPESLRKSQSVETLSRGRSSRKYSDPQLCLSQQEKQSLEHSSSSAAGSVKRREKITEEKLQFSKFLDEITQRVLSPIRLRSLRETRGAEQDQNFTLLPRRSVPEGQGVKTKRVAERSPRLSRRKAEIKCEELGMASCQRKCSVEAERASRLRKKPALGRKDSKGKLLSVERRVVDMCQYELKQLADLGLGGTSSRQQHSLSSWKSSAEGRRDESSPRSQLLQPHYLCVKLGQKSAVEPNNSEKGSFSTPTRWSQEEGPAPSKAPASLSLALNKEPLTDAERMKLLQHENEELRRRLTYVTNKMEAMERELESGQDYLEMELGQNREELEKFKDKFRRLQNSYTASQRTNQDLEEKLHALIKKAEMDRKTLDWEIVELTNKLLDAKTTINKLEELNERYRQDCNLAVQLLKCNKSHFRNHKFADLPYELQDMVNKHLHSTQESTGPGQEATHTLAPSDVVPTSVIARVLEKPESLVLNSAKSSSGSCPMAEDVFVHVDMSGMPPDACSSAGQLGKEGGDVGKQQNGGCKPQSSVESVPEEVPAFEKLSPYPTPSPPHPMYPGRKVIEFSEDKVRIPKNSPLPNCTYATRQAISLSLVQSEDESCDRQRTLPNSPASEGRRSASSCSCQQSPKAARPHGSSQSSPFSSPPQIPSAFASSASSEEDLLANWQRMFVDKAPPTSERVLMNRTAFSRDTAPELQKRFSRSMQELGRAASVYSDGEESAQSCSWTVSRDSSVETDSTESRARRSHFSSDYGTDFSQDEAQKLLQESGGGTAEPGSPSPEKHKDYVDLGLPESPAEEREMLLQGSKESNQGGAQEESGEGRVKPPFSRPHRSPKRMGVHHLHRKDSLTQAQEQGNLLS
- the TJAP1 gene encoding tight junction-associated protein 1 isoform X2; protein product: MSSTAPSKKPYRKAPPQHREIRHEVPIIRDDQDGVILAEQSQEPLTDAERMKLLQHENEELRRRLTYVTNKMEAMERELESGQDYLEMELGQNREELEKFKDKFRRLQNSYTASQRTNQDLEEKLHALIKKAEMDRKTLDWEIVELTNKLLDAKTTINKLEELNERYRQDCNLAVQLLKCNKSHFRNHKFADLPYELQDMVNKHLHSTQESTGPGQEATHTLAPSDVVPTSVIARVLEKPESLVLNSAKSSSGSCPMAEDVFVHVDMSGMPPDACSSAGQLGKEGGDVGKQQNGGCKPQSSVESVPEEVPAFEKLSPYPTPSPPHPMYPGRKVIEFSEDKVRIPKNSPLPNCTYATRQAISLSLVQSEDESCDRQRTLPNSPASEGRRSASSCSCQQSPKAARPHGSSQSSPFSSPPQIPSAFASSASSEEDLLANWQRMFVDKAPPTSERVLMNRTAFSRDTAPELQKRFSRSMQELGRAASVYSDGEESAQSCSWTVSRDSSVETDSTESRARRSHFSSDYGTDFSQDEAQKLLQESGGGTAEPGSPSPEKHKDYVDLGLPESPAEEREMLLQGSKESNQGGAQEESGEGRVKPPFSRPHRSPKRMGVHHLHRKDSLTQAQEQGNLLS